From the genome of Candidatus Defluviilinea proxima:
GCGACGCACGAGGTCATCACTTTATTGCGAGACGATTACCCCACATTGATGTCTGTGTTGGGCGCGTTGAGTGACGTGAGCGTTTAAGATGACAGGCTTTTCGTTCGTCCAGATCACGGATCACCACCTGCTCCATTCAGAAGAAGCACTACGAGGCGCACTTTGTCCCGGCTATACATTTCGCACGGTAATGCGACATATCTCGGAACATGTCGCTGACAAAATCGATTTCATCGTTTCAACGGGCGATCTCGTCGAGCCAGAAACAGACGCAAACTATCAAGGCGCGATGAAGTTGCTTGGCATCAATTCGTCTGCGGCATTGCCGGGGCCACAGGAAATCAATATTGAGGGCTTGAAAGATTTCCCGTTCTATTTTCTACCGGGGAATCATGATGACCGCGAACTCGTGACAAAGTATCTATTTCCCGAATCGACAGCACCAAAGCTATATAACTTCACCTTTGAACATAAAGGCACGCAATTCATATTCATGGATTGGGGCCCTGATACCAAAGCCTATCTATTCCCTGAGACACGTGAGTTTCTGGCACAGGCACTGCAATCGGAATTACCGTCAGTGATCGTATGTCACCAACACGTGAAGAAGATCGGCAGTCGCTGGCTGGACAGCTTCATAGCGGATGACATCCGTGAGTTCTGGAATGTTGTTGTCAGCCCCGACGTAAAAGAGAAAGTATTGGCGATCTTGTGCGGACATGCGCACATTACATACGAGGATGAATATCGCGGCATTCCAATTCTGGGATTACGATCCACGGCGTTTCAGTTCGCAAAAACAGATGAACCGCTAGTGGTTCTGGAAGATCCACATTATCGGTATATTCACATTCAAGATGGGATTTTGACTTCGAGAGTGTATAAGGTTTCGTTATAGAAACTATCTATTCAATATCCATTGAAAATGAAAACCCTCAAGTTATCTAGGG
Proteins encoded in this window:
- a CDS encoding metallophosphoesterase → MTGFSFVQITDHHLLHSEEALRGALCPGYTFRTVMRHISEHVADKIDFIVSTGDLVEPETDANYQGAMKLLGINSSAALPGPQEINIEGLKDFPFYFLPGNHDDRELVTKYLFPESTAPKLYNFTFEHKGTQFIFMDWGPDTKAYLFPETREFLAQALQSELPSVIVCHQHVKKIGSRWLDSFIADDIREFWNVVVSPDVKEKVLAILCGHAHITYEDEYRGIPILGLRSTAFQFAKTDEPLVVLEDPHYRYIHIQDGILTSRVYKVSL